A window of Pomacea canaliculata isolate SZHN2017 linkage group LG3, ASM307304v1, whole genome shotgun sequence contains these coding sequences:
- the LOC112560708 gene encoding uncharacterized protein LOC112560708 isoform X1 — protein sequence MSSHRVSSVVSRLLNGNKKGKKTESVSPTSASGLKYPQLEKLEEVKPKKKKSKSVSCFVGESGSPRGSTENLQCIEQIDTEKLTHAQNGRKTQPPASCFVETSVPLVEISSVKTIEKPKPLPRKLKYTQRPASCVVESLSQPLLASTGSSLQTLSELTFQQERGESGSFSSLSPQPSHRYEQKRINYDLKSYFPPANFTNPKPSPRSMCALTCDVDVTRATTDGEPPARSPSLLPTLDPREAVSTPRDEESACLLPRVRAHPLGRSQPLPILRTFQVAGSTVCFYRIC from the coding sequence ATGAGTTCCCACAGAGTGTCGTCTGTCGTGTCACGACTGCTCAACGGAAACAAGAAGggcaaaaagacagaaagtgtgAGTCCGACTTCTGCCTCCGGACTCAAATACCCGCAGCTGGAAAAGTTAGAAGAAGTGAaacccaaaaagaaaaagtcaaagtcCGTGTCGTGCTTTGTCGGAGAGTCAGGGTCACCTCGTGGGTCAACTGAAAACCTGCAGTGCATCGAGCAGATCGACACTGAGAAACTTACGCATGCGCAAAATGGCCGCAAAACACAACCCCCTGCATCCTGTTTTGTGGAAACTTCTGTACCGCTCGTCGAGATATCATCCGTGAAGACCATCGAGAAGCCGAAACCACTGCCGCGGAAACTCAAATACACTCAGCGCCCGGCATCTTGCGTGGTTGAGTCACTCTCTCAGCCTTTGCTTGCTTCGACCGGAAGTTCACTGCAGACCCTGTCAGAGTTGACCTTCCAGCAGGAAAGAGGTGAAAGTGgcagcttttcttctttgtcgCCCCAACCATCTCATCGGTACGAACAGAAGCGCATTAACTACGACCTGAAATCGTATTTTCCACCAGCGAACTTCACCAACCCAAAGCCCAGCCCCAGGTCGATGTGCGCTCTGACGTGTGACGTAGATGTTACCCGGGCGACGACTGATGGAGAACCTCCGGCAAGAAGTCCTTCCCTGCTCCCCACCTTGGATCCACGCGAAGCAGTCTCCACTCCCCGTGACGAGGAGTCCGCGTGCCTTCTTCCCCGGGTGCGCGCACATCCTCTAGGGCGTTCTCAGCCCCTGCCCATCCTCCGCACCTTCCAAGTCGCAGGATCAACTGTGTGCTTCTACAGAATTTGTTGA
- the LOC112560708 gene encoding uncharacterized protein LOC112560708 isoform X2: MLATLEQSRYPISPSSTRPLSCFSDESGYLSNDTPTPPAFFGGLSASMGDIYHALDIDEAAVADDELSFRRGGSFRKAHSVSSLLRTDSIQDRSLTVMRKRRLRMKSKRQSSAHYSSTETDEGEADVKDSSSLLANADDANDYLLASDPRSHQVADGKVLTPRTRSSVSRLHSMQMKAWEIRLRRKQMSRRKKSTDDLHRLETLV, encoded by the coding sequence ATGCTGGCCACGCTGGAACAGTCTCGATACCCCATCTCCCCCTCTTCTACCCGACCTTTGTCCTGCTTCTCCGACGAGTCCGGTTACCTCAGCAACGACACGCCGACCCCGCCGGCCTTCTTCGGCGGTCTCTCGGCGTCCATGGGCGACATCTACCATGCTCTGGACATCGACGAGGCGGCCGTGGCGGACGACGAGTTGAGTTTTAGACGGGGTGGCAGCTTCCGGAAGGCACACTCGGTGTCCAGTCTCCTCCGCACCGACAGCATCCAGGACCGCTCGCTGACGGTCATGCGCAAACGGCGGCTGCGGATGAAGAGTAAGCGCCAGAGCTCCGCGCACTACTCGTCCACGGAAACGGACGAAGGAGAAGCCGATGTCAAGGACTCCTCCTCCTTGCTGGCCAACGCAGATGACGCCAACGACTACCTGCTCGCTAGTGACCCCAGGAGTCACCAGGTGGCCGACGGGAAAGTGCTGACCCCAAGAACCCGGAGCTCAGTCTCGCGCCTGCACAGCATGCAGATGAAGGCTTGGGAAATCAGACTGAGGAGAAAGCAGATGAGCAGGCGCAAGAAGAGCACCGACGACCTCCACAGGCTTGAGACCTTGGTCTGA
- the LOC112558693 gene encoding G-protein coupled receptor GRL101-like: MSNVSCPDSHFTCTSLQQVCLPVYLRCNGLYDCPGHEDEAACDRYTCPGYYRCRGSQVCVHDSHVCDGVYHCPQRDDEILCHETCPPHCDCHGWAFVCSDIFPAAEYFNLRYLDASGTSLTLAHLWNNSFLVHLSLVRCNLTKLHQVTLGNLRILDLSSNKLTDINSSLFDGWTSLEFLKISNNPLTHFFFQDFIHPSSLKVLDMSYVRLSEIDFGMFSFFSMLTTLNLSGSFINHVTKQGFGNNSHLSVLDVRQSPVSLFPREMFQALSRLETVFSDNYKLCCPATLPRGFNVLNCHAPSDDVSSCDDLLRSNLYRVGLAIFASLALVGNGGTLLYRLIFLKSAGNVGYDVFVTNLCVADLSWAFIS; the protein is encoded by the coding sequence ATGTCGAATGTTTCTTGTCCTGACTCCCACTTCACGTGCACCAGCCTTCAGCAGGTGTGTCTTCCTGTCTACCTCCGTTGTAACGGGctgtacgactgtcctggtcacgaagacgaggcggcatgtgacaggtacacgtgtccaggttACTACCGTTGTCGTGGCTCgcaggtgtgtgttcacgacagtcacgtgtgtgacggggtgTACCATTGTCCACAGCGTGATGATGAAATACTGTGTCACGAAACATGTCCTCCACACTGTGACTGTCACGGATGGGCCTTCGTTTGTTCGGACATTTTCCCTGCCGCTGAGTATTTCAACCTTCGATACCTTGATGCCAGCGGGACATCACTGACCCTCGCTCATCTATGGAACAACAGTTTCCTCGTTCATCTCTCCCTCGTCCGCTGTAATCTCACCAAACTGCACCAAGTCACGTTGGGTAACCTCCGCATCCTTGACCTCAGCAGTAATAAACTAACAGACATAAATAGCAGTCTTTTTGACGGGTGGACAAGCCTAGAGTTTCTAAAGATAAGCAACAATCctctcacacactttttctttcaagactttATTCACCCTTCTTCTCTCAAGGTCCTAGACATGTCTTACGTCCGACTGTCAGAAATCGACTTTGgaatgttttccttcttctcaaTGTTGACCACTTTGAATCTGTCTGGTAGCTTTattaatcacgtgaccaaacaaGGTTTTGGTAATAACAGTCACTTGAGCGTGCTGGATGTGCGCCAAAGCCCAGTCTCACTGTTCCCTAGAGAAATGTTTCAAGCTTTGAGCAGACTGGAAACTGTTTTCTccgacaactacaagctgtgctgtccggcgacactaccccgagggttcaacgtgctcaactgtcacgctccctcCGATGacgtgtcttcctgtgacgatctgctgcgctccaaccTGTACCGCGTGGGtctcgccatctttgcctcgctgGCCTTAGTGGGAAATGGCGGCACACTGCTTTACCGTTTGATCTTCTTGAAGTCGGCAGGTAACGTGGGCTACGATGTCTttgtcaccaacctgtgtgtggccgACCTCTCATGGGCATTTATCTCTTAA